TCCTTTAATATTAACTAACTTCCTGTTTTTCCTGATTCTCCGGCTCCATTTCCAATTCTCTCATCCTTCTGTTCATCAACCTGTCAAATTCCTTATGAACATTTCTTCTGGTAATTTCAGTTTCCACAAGCTTGCGCACCCTTTCGGCCCTATCCTTGACAGAAGCAGCACCGCACTGGTATTGCTGACCCTGCCAAATGTACTCGTCAACCAGACGTTCGAGTATCATTTTGGGAATTTGCCTTCTGGCATCACTGGTTATTGTAAAATGAAAAAATCTCTGCATCAAAAGCCTATCCCTCCCGGTGTTAATTGTAGATTTGTTTAATAAATATTACTATTCTTAAATATTGTATCTCAATTTGTAATATATTTCAATAGATTGGAGAAAAAATTACTAACATTTGTAGTTGGTCTCTTTCCGTAAATGTTGAGGGAGACAAGTTGTCTTCAAAACCTTAAACTTTGGGAGCTCGAATGGTAAGTTTTCCTCCCGTAAAATCAATCTCTGTTCTTTCAGAGTTGACTCTAACCGGAAGGGAACAGGCTCTGGTAAATTTGCTCCACTGATATCCCTTCTGTTGGCCATCTTCTTTTTGGAGCAGGTTTTCACCGCTTATCACCACACTGTCCTGTCTTACTACAACATCAATATTGTCTTTTACTGAATTGGGAATATCCCCGGTAATAATCAGATTGCTGCCCTCTTCCTTTACCTGAAGGTTCATCCTGTTTCCTG
The nucleotide sequence above comes from Phosphitispora fastidiosa. Encoded proteins:
- a CDS encoding Hsp20/alpha crystallin family protein gives rise to the protein MADLIKWDPFQDITGFFDELDKLFTHFMKSFSEELYSSQLAGNRMNLQVKEEGSNLIITGDIPNSVKDNIDVVVRQDSVVISGENLLQKEDGQQKGYQWSKFTRACSLPVRVNSERTEIDFTGGKLTIRAPKV